TGCGCCTGTTTTCTTATAAAAAGCTCTACAACGTGCGCAACGCTGTTCGTTTTGTGTTTGTGAGTCGTCAGTTTTGCAGGACTCACTGGAGCGTCCGCTCGAGCTTGTAGCACACTGATTTGCGGCTGagagtatattcaatatttttaactgCGTATTCTCGGCGTTTAAGTTGCTGCAAACTTTCTTCGTATTTTCCGTTTTCAGCTGCGATATCGCTGAGATCTGTGACTCTTGACTCGAAAGTTTCGGTGATTCCTCATGCCTGCCGCTTTCCAAACGCGGACGCGTCGAACTGTAATTAAAACCGCAACTGCGCTCTATGTTGGATTgcgattttttaatttgtttggcaTCCAGTAACTGTTCGTTAGAGGTGTTGACTGTCTTCTCCTGTCGTAAGCGTTGTGCTGCTATGGCGGCTTGCTCCGGCCACAGTCGTGTAATCTGTTGATTCGAATCGCTCTTTTGGTCAATAAGCGGTCGTTGATTTGCGCGCTTCTCCGCGCTTGAGCTCTTCGCTACTAATTTGGTATGGTTTTCAGTCCGGCAAGTGTTACTATACACGGGTAAAGGTATACGCGATTTCCTAGCAAATTTATTGCTGAATCCGTCTTGTCGATTTGTGACATGccgtttgttgtgtttttgttgttgaagcGCGCTTTCAACCGCACTGAGCCCACAACTCTCAGACGTAGATGGTGTGCAAACAACAGGCGGCTTCAGTTGTCGGTTTCCACTAACTAGTTGTGACGGTGCCACCTCAGTATCTGTTGCAGACTTCGATTGTTTACCACTTAAGCGCAAAGATTGTGTCATTACTGTAGTAGGACTGAGCATATTTTTACCAGTTCTTGgcatatttaacattttactttgattaattttagctAAACGCAAGCTTTCTTCGGGCTGCGCATTGAACGCATCTGCGTTGTAGAGTTTACCATCCGGACTGGAGAGTTTGGTAAGCAGTGTACGCAGCGAGTGCTGTGGCAGCAGCTCGTTCATGGTAAGTTCGGCGCAAAGTGCCGCTCTTTGTTCCAAAAGCATGCCAGTATCTGAGCTTTGCGCTTCGCTGTCTAAGCTTGCTTGCGTATTGCGTTCGGCATTTTGTTTAGACTTCGGATGGCCTGGTATGGTCGCATGTGCTTTCTTACTTGCTTTTATGTCTATGATCAGTTTTTGTATTGATTCATCGCCACTGTCGGCTCTGAGCGAGTTATGTTCATCGCTGTTATTATACTCAGGCAACATTGTACGCTCCATATTTTTGGAATTACTTAAAGCATACTCCTCTAAGTCGTTGAAGGCCGGCTCAATTGCTTGTTTACAGGCACAATCTGCTCTGCAAGTTCTCAAGTCTTTCTTTGCTTTGGTTGTTCTAAAAGTTTTTGGTTGTGTGGCAGTCTCTTTACAAGCGCAATCATCCCTACACCTTTTCAGCTCATTCTTTGTAGGTTTGGGTGGTCCTGCTTGATACGTCTTAACCGTAATTTTTCTCTGTGCCTGTATTCGGTCTTCATAGTAACTGGAGGGCATATACTCCTCGTCAACGCTCTTTTTTATCGCATTTCTTTTAAAGTTTTCCAACTGGTTTGATTTGTCTTTACGTGTGCTTAAACTTGGACGCTCCACAGAGCTACTGCTGTCGTTGACTTGTGGATCTATAGCATTTTTGTCGCTGTAACTCTGCGAATTTCTTCTACTCCCTTGGTCGCTTTTACTTACTACATCCTTCGAGCTCTCATCACTTTTACGTTCTGTTGCCATATTGTTTTGCATAAATGTTGTATATTCCTCTTCGTTATCTTCAGCTGACTTACTGCTCTTGCTGTTTCTCCTTTGTTTCTTAACCgtttttctcttcttttttgCCGACTCTGGACTGTCGTTGCTGAGTCGCTTCGGACTAGCCATTTCGTTTTTGGTGCCGCCTCCACTTTGCAGTTCTATAGTTCGCGTGAATGTTTGCGTTATTGTTCTGCTTTCGATTGGATCGCAAGTGCATTCGGAATTTCTTGGTTTCGTTCTCTCACTTTTAGGTACCACAATTGGAATTTCGTCTGATTCGCAAGTGCATACACCAGATTGTGGAGCAATTCTCTCACTTTTAGGTGCTGGTGTTTGACTGTCGTCTGATTCACAAGTACATTCAAACATCTGTGGTTTCATTCTCTCACTTTTCGGCCTGACTGTTGGGCGTTCATCAGAATCACAAGTACATACACCAGCTTGTGTTTGGACTCTCTCTGTTTTAGGTTTGACTGTTGGGCTTTCGTCAGAATTACAAGTGCATACACCAGCACGAGAAGCATTCTCAACTCCTTTCTGATTTTCCTGTAAACGTGTTTTATGCTCTAATTCGTCTGTGACAATTTTCTGTATGTGACTTTTAACCATCTCATGCATAATCTCTGCGGCTAGCTCCTTAGCTTTCGAAGCACAATCGCATACGCAGTcttcatacatattttgtgCTTGTGTTCGGTCTCTTTCGCGATCTCGCTCCCTGCGCTGCTTTCTTAGCAAGCTCGCGATAAACTCTCGTTCATCTTCTTCATCCACGTAGTCACAAGCCGTATAACAATCACAAGAGTCATACTTGTTCTGTCTTAGCGCATTTATACGCTTTGATTTCTCTTGCAAACGCTTCTTTCTTATTATTTCTCTTATGATTTCCGATTCCGTATCCGACAAATTGCAACCGCAATTGCATGTGCAGCGTGACCTACGTTCCATGCACCTATGCGTGGGTAACTTGGGTTCGTTGTcgtcaaattttaatatatacatgtcGTCCTTCACTACCGGCGCGCCAGTTGCGTCCATCATACCACAGGCGCAAACTCTACACTTTCTTCTATCTCGATTTAGCGGCATAATGCGTTTCGCAACTCTTGGATGCGCCGCTGCCAAGCCATCTGCTATGCTTTTTGGCAAACCATCAGCCAATTTGTTGGATCGCTGTAGCTGCAGTGACGCGCCGTCCTCCCATTGTTCCGTCTGTGTGCCGGCTGTGTCTCTAGCCATACGACAAATCGCCACTATGCgactgcaacattttttaagttcTTTGCATGAGGTTCTACTTAGACTATATTGCATATTTTCGCCGCTCTCGCTATCCGTGCGCGCATACTTTGCGTGGCGCTTGCGGCGCGTGTCGCTTCTGTTGTTACTACTGTATTCCGAGTAACCGTTAGACGTTTCATCACAATCGCTGTCACTAAAAGAATCGCCGTGACgttgattttttcttttgtttttattctttgTGCGTTTTCTGCGTAAGCATTCACGTAAATAATCGCTGTTACTGCTGCTACTTGAAGTTTTTCTCTGCATTTCGTTATCTGTACTCCGAGTTGAGTTCGTTTCGGGTGTGCTCTCTCTTTTGTTGCTGTACTTGCTTTCTGCGTTCAGTTTAGATTTTTTGTTAGCTCCAACTTGCTTACTTTTACCTTCGCGGTTAGTTTTCGTGCGCTCGCCTTTTCTGCTCCTGCGACTCGCTTTTTCTGTTAGTGGTTTGCTACTTCCGCCGTTCGCTTTAATTTGCTCGTCCTTTCGTTTGCCATGGTTTGCTTCGTCTTCCAAAGTTTCGCTATTTATATGCTTCGTTTCTTCTTGCTCAATTGTGCTGCTTTCGTTCGCTTTATTTTCAATGTCCGCAACGTTATAAGCTTGCACAGTTCGGTTTAATTTCACAGCTTCTTCAACCGAATTTTCTACTCTTGCGTACTGTTGTTGGAATCCGTTGTAACGCagctcattgttgttgctggcagTTCCGCTAATAGTGGTGCCATCATTGACCCTTACATATTGGTTTGACGCACTTGCTGGCTGTCTGATCTGGTGTGCGTGCTCACGTGAATTTCTGAGCAAACTGAAATCGGTATTTTGCTTTCTACCCTCTGCTATAAACGACTGTGTAGGCTGTTGTGTTATGAAAGATTGCTGGTTTGTATTGAACTGTGCTGGCACGTCCGACTGTTCCAGCGATTGTACAGTAGGCGATGTCTTTTGTAACGCCGGCACTTGCGGCGTGCGTGAGCGCACATATTCCTCGACATGAGATTTATACATGCCTGGCGGTAAGGTTTGTATCGAGGCCTGCGTTGCTGCGGCTGTTGGTGGTGGAGCGTATGCTATGGGTTGTCTGCTTGCGCCAGGCATACACGCTTGCGGCATGGCTGCAGCAAGCGCTAATGGTGTCGGTTGTGTGTAAGTTACGCACGGATATTGCGGAAATGCATAGCGTTGTGTTGTAAATTGCGCAGGTTGCGCTTTTTCCGGTACACGAGCGTGTGGCTGcgcagttgctgttgttgccaatTCGGGTATTTGACGATATTCTGCTTGTTGCACACATTTATCAAATGTCTTTTCAGCTTGCGCATTTTGTGCGTACAGGGAATTCTTGTTCAAAGTTGCATAATGCGTGTTCTGCGTGGGCACGTGCGTTATATGCGTTTGATAAACTATTTGCTGCGGCAAATGCATGCCAAAGCGCGCATAATTTTGTTCGCCTTGATTCGTTTTACTCgtattttcgttaatttttggCAGCTTTGAAGCATTGGCCTGCCGTGTCGTCGGTGCAATACTATTTGTTGTCGTTACATTCTTCACATCACCCAAAGTTCGAAACAACTTATCCATAAATCTCAACATTTCCTTCGTGGTGCCAGTGTTTTCATTAATAGTTGCGGCATTCGTTGGCATACTTTTATTTGCTGCATAGTTAACAGCATCTTCCAAATAATTGCCACTTTGTTCACCTGCTCTTGATCGTGGCActtgattttgacaatttttggtgtCTGCCGCATTTTTGCGCTGCTTGTAGTCGCAGTCATCAACGGCTTTATATACCGAGTCATCGTATGT
The sequence above is drawn from the Bactrocera oleae isolate idBacOlea1 chromosome 5, idBacOlea1, whole genome shotgun sequence genome and encodes:
- the LOC106619454 gene encoding titin homolog, translated to MPSAKPRSAQPKSSLKREEARGKRKGKEVRELWFNPHAKKMGESLTDIYGCDCDCDVMLDEDVQRELRRLSKVYSQTVLEDEEEEEQSKGFLCFKKSSQRSRSKHRADKEKTKRRKSKERQDTEKAKRRKSKGREAREKTKRRKSKERESPRREHERKSRSRPHTSAHGRFKTQEEVRRYRELKSIYTTRPRQRQTANKPTTATAFFKKKKDKKRENNTDLDYAESSSDDSVYSVKNKAHKSRKSDGESASKSKASTSKGGASSRQRRSQSQHENDKKQKKKEKKSELGCCGTRKKFKADKQEEDFEAYKLAQSTPKNSKKPTAALECPLTPEEIELLEKLKQTYAREKPKVLRKAPPPPPPEKTGCCGSKSKKKKRRSVDEPFTTRKTKSAEINVKRRRQPKTGKSKSDSSFYTTDRKEKRTKPLKEKNCSCFDYIRRRCQRDKQTKKPKAQPKTQNVQNAKKPVITYKTQPKPEKPKKIVDKVDTSKQKPAKTVSQEKVREQSPVVKKESENIENKSFFMSCCSLTKKEKSTKETPPKAKKDVQEKPQTPKAQNLPQKTFNVSCCALPKTDKSKKQSDVQQKPSMTRVQEKPQNKESKVSCCSFHKKEKSKKLEDTAQRTPKAKDKVDKLPKKSSNVSCCSILKKDKTKKEVEPKHVKISEKVQKEPTSKRKQEDVSKNVKSQESVLKQPSNISCCSFTKKLKPNNRQAKQQKLEDTQQKPTKKKSSEVFQKNSQKQTDDFPPKPPKIKEQTKVKKKPSEVSCCTIFEKDKPKKADVPKQKPAKVKSTENVQKKPSSTSVFSCCSLDKKSKPKTLKRTTRRPMRSKSRERTRNPFQAFCAFCKRRSTKIKPIKAPTPNKSTTPPRQEQIKHKGSKPQTKTKSGMSLQTCWDWCDGDIDNIPARDEKKSAPIPSETKPAAPKSKSSDTSFWTCCSSTCVPNKAKRQSKSKRDVNMKKQKGVDEGTLKPKPEDISYCKALYQEFENLVMQQKRCPILLSQTNFGKKSKGLPYCQQNHWNRTKKGTRYSLKTKSKKKQEAQKETKEIGKPKAVEEKESQRKLQKVSSAKHKTPKRKMKTKMQSENSTGDSGIENTYVPEYVLGKPAQLGVSLAHARHKTYSLILNNDARRKSDKSFHKGYAYGIGCIMSRRRLTVDGINYENGHTTQTLNTNAFEAGAITRQKGGGRRHYVDDNYVAQYSNRGGRQQHYVSDERSYATYHNSSYAHNSDSTDAQTERDTETSVTTSSSKDRQRKRKNHRRRTRTYDDSVYKAVDDCDYKQRKNAADTKNCQNQVPRSRAGEQSGNYLEDAVNYAANKSMPTNAATINENTGTTKEMLRFMDKLFRTLGDVKNVTTTNSIAPTTRQANASKLPKINENTSKTNQGEQNYARFGMHLPQQIVYQTHITHVPTQNTHYATLNKNSLYAQNAQAEKTFDKCVQQAEYRQIPELATTATAQPHARVPEKAQPAQFTTQRYAFPQYPCVTYTQPTPLALAAAMPQACMPGASRQPIAYAPPPTAAATQASIQTLPPGMYKSHVEEYVRSRTPQVPALQKTSPTVQSLEQSDVPAQFNTNQQSFITQQPTQSFIAEGRKQNTDFSLLRNSREHAHQIRQPASASNQYVRVNDGTTISGTASNNNELRYNGFQQQYARVENSVEEAVKLNRTVQAYNVADIENKANESSTIEQEETKHINSETLEDEANHGKRKDEQIKANGGSSKPLTEKASRRSRKGERTKTNREGKSKQVGANKKSKLNAESKYSNKRESTPETNSTRSTDNEMQRKTSSSSSNSDYLRECLRRKRTKNKNKRKNQRHGDSFSDSDCDETSNGYSEYSSNNRSDTRRKRHAKYARTDSESGENMQYSLSRTSCKELKKCCSRIVAICRMARDTAGTQTEQWEDGASLQLQRSNKLADGLPKSIADGLAAAHPRVAKRIMPLNRDRRKCRVCACGMMDATGAPVVKDDMYILKFDDNEPKLPTHRCMERRSRCTCNCGCNLSDTESEIIREIIRKKRLQEKSKRINALRQNKYDSCDCYTACDYVDEEDEREFIASLLRKQRRERDRERDRTQAQNMYEDCVCDCASKAKELAAEIMHEMVKSHIQKIVTDELEHKTRLQENQKGVENASRAGVCTCNSDESPTVKPKTERVQTQAGVCTCDSDERPTVRPKSERMKPQMFECTCESDDSQTPAPKSERIAPQSGVCTCESDEIPIVVPKSERTKPRNSECTCDPIESRTITQTFTRTIELQSGGGTKNEMASPKRLSNDSPESAKKKRKTVKKQRRNSKSSKSAEDNEEEYTTFMQNNMATERKSDESSKDVVSKSDQGSRRNSQSYSDKNAIDPQVNDSSSSVERPSLSTRKDKSNQLENFKRNAIKKSVDEEYMPSSYYEDRIQAQRKITVKTYQAGPPKPTKNELKRCRDDCACKETATQPKTFRTTKAKKDLRTCRADCACKQAIEPAFNDLEEYALSNSKNMERTMLPEYNNSDEHNSLRADSGDESIQKLIIDIKASKKAHATIPGHPKSKQNAERNTQASLDSEAQSSDTGMLLEQRAALCAELTMNELLPQHSLRTLLTKLSSPDGKLYNADAFNAQPEESLRLAKINQSKMLNMPRTGKNMLSPTTVMTQSLRLSGKQSKSATDTEVAPSQLVSGNRQLKPPVVCTPSTSESCGLSAVESALQQQKHNKRHVTNRQDGFSNKFARKSRIPLPVYSNTCRTENHTKLVAKSSSAEKRANQRPLIDQKSDSNQQITRLWPEQAAIAAQRLRQEKTVNTSNEQLLDAKQIKKSQSNIERSCGFNYSSTRPRLESGRHEESPKLSSQESQISAISQLKTENTKKVCSNLNAENTQLKILNILSAANQCATSSSGRSSESCKTDDSQTQNEQRCARCRAFYKKTGAHQNIKELQKNAKRRINYVPQTRRSTMFIPATIHATTPISDDEQTDSDIECITVEYSGSDGDDSYTQYQDELLRKQQLWRKGTVKEALEVEERAERVRNLQRTTLTGENLERAIHYPTRVWNEERKQLNLQRNGVGIFLPL